From the genome of Lineus longissimus chromosome 8, tnLinLong1.2, whole genome shotgun sequence, one region includes:
- the LOC135492181 gene encoding uncharacterized protein LOC135492181 translates to MEPEKSQLKCGFAVISKDIECGTDASYPNDKSVIPLKQCKKDVHSHLMRWMSSRKASQVKSEWELIALCDGVFDMSSPVLDTTICPNHRYKLSLSWNQQRRCQHPLHQPSKTSRKPRKDGGSVHRVMSREIYIKWGVFVPVGSALCKGCEAKHRVSVANVEREVEPAPMDTESAVASSSVQPADALENPADGTEGQI, encoded by the exons atggaacctgaaaaatcacagttgaaatgtggatttgctgtcatatccaaggatatcgagtgtggtactgacgcttcataccccaatgacaagagtgtgatccccttgaaacaatgtaagaaggacgtgcactcccatttgatgcgttggatgtcctccaggaaagccagtcaagtcaaaagtgaatgggagctcatagcactttgtgatggcgtgtttgatatgagttctccagttctggacaccacaatatgcccgaaccaccgatacaagttgagtttatcatggaatcagcaaaggagatgccagcacccacttcatcaaccctctaaaacaagtcgaaagcccagaaaagatggtggttcagttcatcgagtgatgtctcgggaaatatacatcaagtggggagtttttgtcccagttggctcag ctctgtgtaaaggatgtgaggctaaacatcgagtatctgtggcaaatgtagaacgagaagtagaaccagcacccatggatacagag tccgctgttgcctcttcctctgttcaaccagccgacgccttagaaaacccagcagacgggacagaagggcaaatttga